One segment of Anaeromyxobacter diazotrophicus DNA contains the following:
- a CDS encoding cache domain-containing protein — MPGRSATRLALTFAASLLLVAGSARAEQPGTKPEAKALVEKAAAFIKKSGKPAGLAEITAAADKQGTLLDRDLYIFAYDFTGKVVAHGANKKLVGKSLYDMQDTDGKYVIRELMAAAGKGSGWVDYKWSHPETKKIHQKSAYVLKIDDELWIGCGAYSK; from the coding sequence ATGCCTGGACGATCCGCCACCCGCCTCGCGCTCACCTTCGCCGCCTCCCTCCTCCTCGTGGCCGGGAGCGCGCGCGCCGAGCAGCCCGGCACGAAGCCGGAGGCCAAGGCGCTGGTGGAGAAGGCCGCGGCCTTCATCAAGAAGAGCGGGAAGCCGGCCGGCCTGGCCGAGATCACGGCCGCCGCGGACAAGCAGGGCACGCTCCTCGATCGCGACCTCTACATCTTCGCCTACGACTTCACCGGGAAGGTCGTCGCGCACGGCGCCAACAAGAAGCTCGTCGGGAAGAGCCTCTACGACATGCAGGACACCGACGGGAAGTACGTCATCCGCGAGCTCATGGCCGCCGCCGGCAAGGGCTCGGGCTGGGTCGACTACAAGTGGTCCCACCCCGAGACGAAGAAGATCCACCAGAAGAGCGCGTACGTCCTGAAGATCGACGACGAGCTGTGGATCGGCTGCGGCGCCTACTCGAAGTGA
- a CDS encoding methyl-accepting chemotaxis protein yields MRRIRDLGVERKLLLAPAGSVVAFVVLAALAFSSVASQRSMLADFNAVQDASRFSARLGRIHANVYKVTSLASSSTDSRGTEALAAKQLTDIDALASELTAWAGAREAEHAQVPLARKALPLLAEYRKQCAGVADIATTDLGMANTYMTLAERSYQEISQLLDSLLESEATAARDHSQDVARASRRTMVLFVLVSLLAIALTGSLAIVIARSMVEPMRRLLAAAEALRVGDLGHTIEVTSQDELGKLTAAFGAVLESERQMAQVATAVGKGDMSSDVAPRSEQDGLGLALQDMVLAIRRLVADAGALGEAAVAGDLERRVEVSRHQGDFRRIVQGVNAALDAVLAPIQEATAVLQRLSERDLRARVQGEYRGDHAKIKEALNVTAQALHDTIGQVADAVSQVSSAAAEIAGSSQAVARGASEQASSLNEASSSLAAMATTTKSSAGSALRASELAQRAEASAAAGASAIGQMSEAMGRIRGAAESTSQIIKDINEIAFQTNLLALNAAVEAARAGEAGRGFAVVAEEVRSLALRSKEAATRTEVLIRQSVKEAGEGEARSGQLAAQLGEIGGAVTKVTGIVAELAASAREQSAGIERVNGAVAQVDHVTQQNAASSEESSSAAAELSAQSAELAELVGCFQLDREAQEAPAPAVTTAARWRPAASARAARAGTPAGGTGSSGR; encoded by the coding sequence ATGCGGCGGATCCGAGATCTCGGCGTGGAGCGGAAGCTGCTCCTGGCGCCCGCCGGCAGCGTCGTCGCCTTCGTCGTGCTCGCGGCCCTCGCCTTCTCGAGCGTCGCCTCGCAGCGCTCGATGCTCGCGGACTTCAACGCGGTGCAGGACGCGTCGCGCTTCTCGGCCCGGCTCGGCCGGATCCACGCGAACGTCTACAAGGTGACGAGCCTGGCGAGCTCCAGCACCGACAGCCGCGGCACCGAGGCGCTGGCGGCGAAGCAGCTGACGGACATCGACGCGCTCGCCTCGGAGCTGACCGCGTGGGCCGGCGCGCGGGAGGCCGAGCACGCGCAGGTGCCGCTCGCGCGGAAGGCGCTCCCGCTCCTGGCGGAGTACCGCAAGCAGTGCGCCGGGGTGGCCGACATCGCCACCACCGACCTGGGGATGGCGAACACGTACATGACGCTCGCCGAGCGCTCCTACCAGGAGATCTCGCAGCTCCTGGACTCCCTCCTCGAGAGCGAGGCGACCGCCGCGCGCGATCACTCCCAGGACGTCGCGCGCGCCTCGCGCCGGACGATGGTGCTGTTCGTGCTCGTGTCGCTGCTCGCGATCGCGCTCACGGGGTCCCTGGCGATCGTGATCGCCCGCTCGATGGTCGAGCCGATGCGCCGCCTGCTGGCCGCGGCCGAGGCGCTGCGGGTCGGCGACCTGGGCCACACCATCGAGGTGACGAGCCAGGACGAGCTCGGGAAGCTGACCGCCGCCTTCGGCGCCGTGCTGGAGTCGGAGCGGCAGATGGCGCAGGTGGCCACCGCGGTCGGGAAGGGCGACATGTCCTCGGACGTCGCGCCCCGCTCCGAGCAGGACGGCCTCGGCCTCGCCTTGCAGGACATGGTGCTGGCGATCCGGCGGCTCGTCGCCGACGCGGGCGCGCTGGGCGAGGCGGCGGTGGCCGGGGACCTCGAGCGCCGGGTCGAGGTGTCGCGGCACCAGGGCGACTTCCGGCGGATCGTGCAGGGCGTGAACGCGGCGCTGGACGCCGTCCTCGCCCCCATCCAGGAGGCGACGGCGGTGCTGCAGCGCCTCTCGGAGCGCGACCTGCGGGCCCGCGTCCAGGGCGAGTACCGGGGCGACCACGCCAAGATCAAGGAGGCCCTGAACGTCACCGCCCAGGCCCTGCACGACACCATCGGGCAGGTGGCGGACGCGGTGAGCCAGGTCTCCTCGGCCGCGGCCGAGATCGCCGGCTCGAGCCAGGCGGTCGCGCGCGGCGCCTCCGAGCAGGCGAGCTCGCTCAACGAGGCGAGCAGCAGCCTCGCCGCCATGGCCACGACCACCAAGAGCTCCGCCGGCAGCGCGCTCCGGGCGAGCGAGCTCGCGCAGCGCGCCGAGGCCTCGGCCGCGGCCGGCGCCAGCGCCATCGGCCAGATGAGCGAGGCGATGGGCAGGATCCGGGGGGCCGCGGAGAGCACCTCGCAGATCATCAAGGACATCAACGAGATCGCCTTCCAGACCAACCTCCTCGCCCTGAACGCGGCGGTCGAGGCCGCCCGCGCCGGCGAGGCGGGCCGCGGCTTCGCGGTGGTGGCCGAGGAGGTCCGCTCGCTCGCCCTGCGCTCGAAGGAGGCGGCCACCAGGACCGAGGTCCTCATCCGCCAGTCGGTGAAGGAGGCCGGCGAGGGCGAGGCGCGCTCGGGGCAGCTCGCGGCCCAGCTCGGCGAGATCGGCGGGGCGGTGACGAAGGTCACCGGCATCGTGGCCGAGCTGGCCGCCAGCGCCCGCGAGCAGTCGGCCGGGATCGAGCGGGTGAACGGCGCGGTCGCCCAGGTGGATCACGTGACCCAGCAGAACGCCGCCAGCTCGGAGGAGTCCTCCTCGGCGGCGGCGGAGCTGTCGGCGCAGTCGGCCGAGCTGGCCGAGCTGGTGGGCTGCTTCCAGCTCGACCGCGAGGCGCAGGAGGCCCCGGCGCCCGCGGTCACCACGGCGGCGCGCTGGCGCCCCGCCGCCTCGGCTCGTGCTGCCCGAGCCGGTACTCCCGCAGGCGGTACTGGATCTTCCGGACGCTGA